From Hermetia illucens chromosome 6, iHerIll2.2.curated.20191125, whole genome shotgun sequence, one genomic window encodes:
- the LOC119660416 gene encoding DNA-directed RNA polymerase II subunit Rpb4, with amino-acid sequence MSFINPSDMVDEDAADLQFPKEFENAETLLISEVHMLLDHRKKQNESADEEQEFSEVFMKTYSYTDTFRKFKNKETIAAVRSLLMQKKLHKFELAALGNLCPEAPEEAKALIPSLEGRFEDEELRQILDDIGTKRSLQY; translated from the exons ATGTCTTTCATAAACCCAAGTGATATGGTCGACGAAGATGCAGCTGATCTGCAGTTCCCCAAAG AATTCGAAAATGCAGAAACACTGCTAATAAGCGAAGTACATATGCTCCTCGATCATCGCAAAAAGCAAAACGAATCCGCTGATGAGGAACAAGAGTTTTCTGAAGTGTTCATGAAAACGTATAGTTACACTGATACATTCCGGAAATTCAAGAATAAGGAAACGATTGCCGCAGTCAGAAG TTTACTTATGCAAAAGAAGTTGCATAAATTCGAATTGGCAGCCTTAGGGAACTTATGTCCCGAAGCACCGGAAGAGGCAAAAGCGCTGATACCATCACTCGAAGGACGATTTGAAGATGAAGAGCTACGACAAATATTAGATGATATAGGGACGAAACGAAGTTTACAATATTAA
- the LOC119660413 gene encoding transcriptional adapter 2A encodes MPESTGEPGKSQMINLSPSKQTKYTTQYYNAKVNRKTDEIIQDKCCICKVPLIEPYICCAECSSLVCLTCFAKGAETQYHKNTHSYIIRHDNVQVFPTTTWRASEEKLLLNLISTCGHGNWEDIAKGMRTRSARECEEHYHSCYFDGLFNKVLGLTNEGYIPQRVPYLFKMKSVDPPRHDIDALNFKNMAGYRCARGDFDTPFDNSAESIISHLDVRDWPINMKDMGDKLHVAIFNAYNHRLAERNRRHQIMKEHGLLVASKTLGWLSKYSEALGQSPTPGKFAVTGRLIAFMQLMSAVEFDHLVISLQHFHDLKKYLFKLYDLRSNGIQTFNGGRIYQKLRNRRLSKVRNKKLEQYEKLFDWRNLVPSYSQSSTIVGFPANIIGNAHPRRKAAPLEILGLPGYDKLTEDEKNLCSQARLIPTSYVEYKNTLMAENSKFGYLRLADARRLIKIDVNKTRQIYDFLLTHGFINKPFQS; translated from the exons ATGCCAGAGAGCACTGGGGAGCCAGGGA AAAGCCAAATGATAAACTTGTCGCCCAGCAAACAAACCAAATATACAACACAATATTACAACGCGAAAGTCaatcgcaaaactgacgaaatTATTCAGGACAAATGTTGCATTTGTAAAGTCCCACTTATAGAGCCATACATTTGCTGTGCCGAATGTTCAAGTCTGGTTTGCTTAACGTGCTTTGCAAAAGGAGCTGAAACCCAATATCATAAGAATACACACTCCTACATAATACGCCATGACAACGTGCAAGTTTTCCCCACTACGACCTGGAGAGCGTCCGAGGAAAAGTTACTTTTAAACTTGATTTCCACTTGCGGGCATGGAAACTGGGAAGACATAGCGAAAGGAATGCGAACTAGAAGTGCTCGGGAATGCGAAGAGCACTACCACAGTTGCTATTTTGATGGATTGTTCAATAAAGTACTCGGGCTGACCAATGAAGGGTACATTCCCCAACGGGTACCTTATCTGTTCAAAATGAAAAGTGTCGATCCGCCTCGGCACGATATTGACGccttgaattttaaaaatatggcTGGATATAGGTGCGCCCGGGGTGATTTCGACACACCATTTGACAATTCAGCTGAAAGCATCATAAGCCATTTAGATGTAAGAGACTGGCCCATAAATATGAAAGATATGGGGGACAAATTACATGTTGCTATATTCAATGCATACAATCATAGACTGGC AGAACGAAACCGACGCCATCAAATAATGAAAGAACACGGCTTATTAGTTGCTAGCAAAACATTAGGATGGCTCTCAAAATATTCAGAAGCACTGGGTCAATCACCAACGCCTGGCAAATTTGCGGTTACGGGACGCCTTATTGCCTTCATGCAACTGATGTCTGCCGTAGAATTCGATCATTTAGTAATCTCATTGCAACATTTCCATGATTTGAAGAAATACCTATTCAA ACTATATGACCTCAGATCCAATGGAATCCAAACTTTCAATGGGGGGCGTATATATCAGAAGCTAAGAAATAGGCGTCTCTCAAAAGTTAGAAACAAAAAGCTCGAACAATATGAGAAACTCTTCGATTGGCGCAATCTAGTCCCGAGTTATTCCCAGTCAAGTACCATTGTAGGTTTTCCCGCTAATATTATTGGGAATGCCCACCCGCGCAGAAAGGCAGCTCCGTTAGAAATTTTAG GTTTACCTGGTTATGACAAATTAACCGAGGATGAGAAGAACCTTTGCAGCCAAGCTCGACTAATACCAACATCTTATGTGGAATATAAAAACACTCTAATGGCGGAGAACTCAAAGTTCGGCTATCTAAGATTGGCTGATGCTCGACGATTGATAAAAATAGACGTGAATAAGACTCGGCAAATTTATGATTTCTTACTAACGCACGGATTTATTAATAAACCATTTCAAAGCTAA